Proteins encoded within one genomic window of Nitrospina gracilis 3/211:
- a CDS encoding lipoprotein-releasing ABC transporter permease subunit, whose translation MGYELRVSWRYLCSRKSHKFISLITFISVGGVALGVMALIVVIAVMSGFSKNLRDKILGTNSHIVVTSFEREGIAKYEKIVSTVKEVEQVKAAAPFILKQVMLTYGQRTSGVVVRGVDPKREGDISDLEKNMVQGKLEDLAGSTAGKSSIHRQGIILGVELSRSLGASVGDVIGMLAPSVRMTPLGVIPNIKMVQVVGLFESGMYEYDANLAFVSIESAQKLFNMKGTVTGVEIKVEDIDLAWKTAEAIQEKLEFPYITRDWMQMNKNLFSALKLEKITMFIILILIILVAAFNIISTLFMVVMEKSKDIAILKSMGATGGSIMKIFSMQGLIIGLVGTGLGVVAGFTIVPNLNEIVGFIESVFRIQAFPSDVYYLDRLPSEIQYFDSFLIIVFSILICFAASLYPAWRAARLDPADGLRYE comes from the coding sequence ATGGGTTACGAATTACGAGTCAGCTGGCGGTACCTCTGCTCCCGGAAATCCCACAAGTTCATCTCCCTCATCACCTTCATCTCTGTCGGCGGGGTGGCCCTGGGCGTGATGGCGCTCATCGTGGTCATCGCCGTCATGTCCGGTTTCAGCAAAAACCTGCGCGACAAGATCCTCGGCACCAACAGCCACATCGTCGTCACGAGTTTCGAGCGCGAGGGCATTGCCAAATACGAAAAAATCGTGAGCACGGTGAAGGAAGTCGAGCAGGTGAAGGCGGCGGCGCCGTTCATCCTCAAGCAGGTGATGCTCACCTACGGCCAGCGCACCTCCGGTGTGGTGGTCCGCGGTGTCGATCCCAAACGCGAGGGTGACATCTCCGATCTTGAAAAGAACATGGTTCAGGGCAAGCTGGAAGATCTTGCGGGCTCGACCGCCGGAAAATCAAGCATCCACCGGCAGGGAATCATTCTCGGGGTGGAGTTGTCACGCTCGCTCGGCGCGTCGGTGGGAGATGTCATTGGTATGCTCGCGCCCTCGGTGCGCATGACGCCGCTCGGTGTCATCCCGAACATCAAGATGGTGCAGGTGGTGGGGCTGTTCGAGTCCGGCATGTATGAATACGATGCCAACCTCGCGTTCGTGTCGATCGAATCCGCACAAAAGCTGTTCAATATGAAGGGCACGGTGACGGGCGTGGAGATCAAGGTGGAGGACATTGACCTCGCATGGAAAACCGCCGAAGCGATACAGGAAAAGCTGGAGTTCCCCTACATCACCCGCGACTGGATGCAGATGAACAAGAATTTGTTCTCGGCGCTCAAGCTGGAGAAAATCACCATGTTCATCATTCTCATCCTCATCATTCTCGTCGCCGCGTTCAACATCATCAGCACGCTGTTCATGGTGGTGATGGAAAAATCCAAGGACATCGCGATTTTGAAATCCATGGGCGCGACCGGCGGAAGCATCATGAAAATTTTCAGCATGCAGGGACTGATCATCGGCCTGGTCGGCACCGGGCTGGGGGTGGTGGCGGGCTTCACCATCGTGCCCAACCTGAATGAGATCGTCGGGTTCATCGAATCGGTATTCCGCATCCAGGCGTTTCCGAGCGACGTGTATTATCTCGACCGCCTGCCGTCGGAGATTCAGTATTTCGATTCGTTTTTGATCATCGTGTTTTCGATTCTCATCTGTTTTGCGGCATCGCTGTATCCCGCGTGGCGGGCGGCGCGGCTGGACCCGGCGGACGGTTTGCGTTATGAATGA
- the lpxD gene encoding UDP-3-O-(3-hydroxymyristoyl)glucosamine N-acyltransferase, with the protein MKLKDIIAQVGGTVQGDDQIDITDACGLDHAQAGHITFLADKKYKDKLATSPASAVLVKEPMETGMVQVIHPAPQLAFAKTLAAFHPEPKPEPGIDERAAVDPTAKLGKNVTVFPFVTLGKNVTVGDNTVLYPGVVVHDGSRVGNDCILHANVTVYRDTGIGNDVILHAGVVVGADGFGYTPNEKGEHVKIMQVGRVVIEDNVEVGANTCIDRAAFGETVIRQGTKIDNLVQIAHNCDIGPHSILVSQVGLSGSCKLGHHVILAGQVGVADHVTLGNQVIVAAKGGVSKDIPNAGFYGGSPAVSGMSWKKYVTMFPKLPEMAQKLRELEKRLNEIENK; encoded by the coding sequence ATGAAACTGAAGGACATCATCGCGCAGGTGGGCGGCACCGTGCAAGGCGACGACCAGATCGACATCACCGATGCGTGCGGACTCGACCATGCCCAGGCCGGACACATCACCTTCCTCGCCGATAAAAAATACAAGGACAAGCTGGCAACGTCTCCGGCTTCGGCGGTGCTGGTCAAGGAACCGATGGAAACCGGCATGGTGCAGGTCATTCATCCCGCGCCCCAGCTTGCGTTCGCCAAAACCCTCGCCGCGTTTCATCCTGAGCCGAAACCCGAACCCGGCATCGACGAGCGCGCTGCTGTGGACCCAACAGCGAAGCTTGGCAAAAATGTCACCGTGTTTCCCTTTGTCACCCTCGGCAAAAACGTGACCGTCGGCGACAACACCGTGCTGTACCCTGGTGTGGTGGTGCACGATGGGAGCCGTGTCGGCAACGACTGCATCCTGCACGCCAACGTCACCGTGTATCGCGATACGGGGATCGGCAACGATGTCATCCTGCACGCCGGTGTGGTGGTCGGGGCGGACGGGTTTGGATACACGCCGAACGAGAAAGGCGAACATGTGAAGATCATGCAGGTCGGCCGGGTGGTCATTGAAGACAACGTCGAGGTCGGGGCGAATACCTGCATCGACCGCGCGGCGTTCGGCGAAACCGTCATCCGGCAGGGAACGAAAATCGACAACCTTGTGCAGATCGCGCACAATTGCGACATCGGCCCGCACTCCATCCTCGTCTCGCAGGTGGGATTGTCGGGAAGTTGCAAACTGGGGCACCATGTCATCCTCGCCGGCCAGGTGGGGGTGGCCGATCACGTGACTCTTGGCAATCAGGTGATCGTTGCCGCCAAGGGGGGTGTGAGCAAGGACATCCCGAACGCGGGATTTTACGGTGGCAGTCCTGCCGTCTCCGGCATGTCATGGAAAAAATATGTCACGATGTTTCCCAAACTGCCGGAAATGGCGCAGAAACTAAGGGAATTGGAAAAACGCCTGAATGAGATTGAAAACAAATAA
- the thpR gene encoding RNA 2',3'-cyclic phosphodiesterase, with product MLAIRTFIAVLVPSITLNTLSAIQDRFKKLGLHATWTRPGNIHLTLKFLGDTDPQRIPEITKALDGLAAGHRPFQVSLGGLGVFPGWKKPRVVWVGLDDRDGHLASLQSGVESAVERLGWPRENRPFSPHLTLGRIKSPKGCERLKREMDDLGNMDASPFQVASFSLIQSELTPKGSNYTVLKEISLQGRSPDP from the coding sequence GTGCTGGCCATAAGGACCTTTATAGCCGTTCTCGTTCCGTCCATCACGCTCAACACCCTCAGCGCCATTCAGGACCGATTCAAAAAACTGGGGTTGCATGCGACCTGGACACGACCCGGAAACATTCACCTGACCTTGAAATTTCTCGGGGACACCGACCCCCAACGCATTCCTGAAATCACCAAGGCACTGGACGGATTGGCCGCTGGGCACAGGCCGTTCCAGGTTTCGCTGGGCGGCTTGGGCGTGTTTCCGGGATGGAAAAAACCCCGGGTGGTCTGGGTCGGGTTGGATGACCGGGATGGGCATCTGGCCTCGCTGCAGTCAGGCGTGGAAAGCGCTGTGGAACGTTTGGGCTGGCCGCGGGAAAATCGTCCGTTTTCTCCACACCTCACGCTGGGTCGCATCAAGTCCCCGAAAGGATGCGAACGATTGAAAAGGGAAATGGACGATCTGGGCAATATGGATGCAAGCCCGTTCCAGGTCGCATCGTTCAGCCTGATTCAAAGCGAGTTGACCCCCAAGGGTTCGAATTACACGGTATTGAAGGAAATCTCACTTCAGGGCCGGAGTCCGGACCCCTGA
- a CDS encoding ABC transporter ATP-binding protein: protein MKSLLRVLGYLKPYKPYVAWTLGFAILTTLLDLVPPWLIKIIVDQLVEEQSGSAIYWVVLVLVLSYFGRNFSNYKRIRLNNELEQKVVFDLRSHVYRSLQKLSLKYYENRATGEIMSRVNDDVTYVERIFIDGIEQLVTAVLTLIGITIIMFFLHWKLALASMIPIPLLILGAWKYTFKAHDLYHMVRERAAKMNGILQDTISGMKETFAFNRQNHEIERFEKRSDAYCKGTLEVMKLWAYYSPSMMFLGSMGTVLIVLYGIGLVRGGEITVGTLVAFIGYLALFYTPINQLHSLNHMLQHALASSERLFEIIDAQPEVKEPENPVVPSIHVRGHIDFRDIHFSYVEGKEVLHGVSFDIEPGETIALAGHTGSGKSTLVKLLMRFYDPTAGEVRIDGYPLRELSLSYLREQIGLVSQEPFLFNGTVADNIRYGNLEASDEDIRRAAKAANAAGFIEKLPNGYDTLIGERGVKLSGGERHRLAIARVFLKDPPIVVLDEATASVDSETELQIKSALGELMAHRTTLIIAHRLSTLEDADRIVVLQEGTLVESGTHEDLIQGNTSYANLFRSQLHL, encoded by the coding sequence ATGAAATCCCTTCTCCGGGTTTTGGGCTACCTGAAACCTTACAAACCTTACGTGGCATGGACTCTGGGATTCGCCATCCTGACCACCCTTCTGGACCTCGTTCCGCCCTGGCTCATCAAGATCATTGTCGATCAACTGGTGGAGGAACAATCCGGCAGTGCGATCTACTGGGTCGTGCTGGTTCTCGTCCTGTCCTACTTCGGCCGTAATTTTTCAAACTACAAACGCATCCGCCTCAACAACGAGCTCGAGCAGAAGGTGGTTTTCGACCTGCGGTCGCACGTGTACCGCTCCCTGCAGAAGTTGTCGCTCAAGTATTACGAAAACCGCGCCACCGGTGAGATCATGTCGCGCGTGAATGATGATGTGACCTACGTCGAGCGCATCTTCATCGATGGTATCGAGCAATTGGTCACGGCCGTCCTGACGCTCATCGGGATCACCATCATCATGTTCTTCCTGCACTGGAAACTGGCACTGGCATCGATGATCCCGATCCCCCTGCTGATCCTGGGTGCGTGGAAGTACACGTTCAAGGCGCACGACCTGTACCACATGGTGCGTGAACGCGCGGCGAAGATGAACGGTATCCTGCAAGACACCATCTCCGGTATGAAGGAAACCTTCGCCTTCAACCGGCAGAACCACGAAATCGAACGGTTTGAAAAACGGAGCGACGCCTATTGTAAAGGGACGCTGGAGGTGATGAAGCTGTGGGCGTATTACTCACCCAGCATGATGTTCCTGGGGTCGATGGGTACGGTGCTGATCGTGCTTTATGGCATCGGCCTGGTGCGTGGTGGTGAAATCACCGTGGGGACGCTCGTTGCCTTCATCGGCTACCTCGCCCTCTTTTATACCCCCATCAATCAATTGCACTCGCTCAACCACATGTTGCAACACGCACTGGCCTCCAGCGAACGGCTGTTCGAAATCATCGACGCCCAACCGGAAGTGAAGGAACCGGAAAACCCCGTTGTGCCCTCCATCCACGTGCGTGGTCACATCGATTTCCGCGACATCCATTTTTCCTATGTGGAAGGAAAGGAAGTTCTGCACGGCGTTTCTTTTGACATAGAGCCGGGAGAGACCATCGCATTGGCGGGACATACGGGAAGCGGCAAATCGACGCTGGTCAAACTGCTCATGCGGTTTTACGATCCCACGGCGGGTGAGGTGCGCATCGACGGCTACCCGCTTCGCGAACTCAGCCTGTCGTACCTGCGCGAGCAGATCGGGCTGGTGTCGCAGGAGCCGTTCCTGTTCAACGGAACCGTGGCCGACAACATCCGTTACGGCAACCTTGAGGCTTCGGATGAAGACATCCGCCGCGCTGCGAAAGCGGCCAATGCCGCGGGCTTCATCGAAAAGCTGCCCAATGGATACGATACGTTGATCGGAGAACGGGGTGTGAAGCTGTCCGGTGGGGAACGCCACCGACTCGCCATCGCCCGCGTTTTCTTGAAAGATCCGCCCATCGTGGTTCTGGATGAGGCTACAGCATCCGTCGATTCGGAAACCGAGTTGCAGATCAAGTCAGCGCTCGGCGAGCTCATGGCTCACAGAACCACTCTCATCATCGCGCACCGTCTGTCCACGCTGGAGGATGCGGACCGCATCGTGGTCCTGCAGGAAGGCACACTGGTGGAATCGGGAACGCATGAAGACCTGATACAGGGAAACACCAGTTACGCGAATCTGTTCCGGTCGCAACTCCACCTTTAA
- the recA gene encoding recombinase RecA produces the protein MSIDPDKEKALDLAFSQIEKQFGKGSIMKLGQGEAQKVATIPTGSLSLDAVLGIGGVPRGRVIEIYGPEASGKTSLTLHIIAEAQKAGGVAAFIDAEHALDPQYARNLGVNLEDLLLSQPDTGEQTLEIAEVLVRSGAVDVIVIDSVAALVPKAELDGEMGDSHMGLQARLMSQAMRKLTGVINKSRTALIFINQIRMKIGVMFGSPETTTGGNALKFYSSVRLDIRRISALKDGDKVIGNRTRVKVVKNKLAPPFRECEFDIIYGKGISRYGDLLDLGVQNEIIQKSGTWFSFGDERIGQGRENSKNFLEENPDIAQKIETQIRQKLDLPVHGAPPTENSGNNGGEEVEPKTSGKGKKK, from the coding sequence ATGTCCATCGATCCGGATAAGGAAAAAGCCCTCGACCTCGCTTTTTCTCAAATTGAAAAGCAGTTCGGTAAGGGATCCATCATGAAGCTGGGTCAGGGTGAAGCGCAGAAGGTCGCCACCATTCCCACCGGTTCCCTTTCGCTCGACGCGGTATTGGGGATCGGGGGCGTGCCACGGGGCCGCGTGATCGAAATTTATGGACCGGAGGCGTCGGGAAAAACCAGCCTCACCCTGCACATCATTGCCGAAGCGCAGAAGGCGGGCGGGGTCGCCGCATTTATCGACGCCGAACACGCGCTCGATCCGCAGTACGCGCGCAACCTGGGTGTCAACCTGGAGGACCTTTTGTTGTCCCAGCCCGATACGGGCGAGCAGACGCTGGAGATCGCCGAGGTGCTGGTGCGCAGCGGCGCGGTGGACGTGATCGTCATCGATTCGGTGGCGGCGCTGGTGCCGAAGGCGGAGCTGGACGGCGAAATGGGCGACTCGCACATGGGACTGCAGGCCCGGCTCATGTCGCAGGCCATGCGCAAACTCACCGGCGTCATCAACAAATCCCGCACGGCGCTTATCTTCATCAACCAGATCCGAATGAAGATCGGCGTCATGTTCGGCAGTCCGGAGACCACGACCGGCGGCAACGCCCTGAAATTCTATTCCTCGGTGCGACTCGACATCCGCCGGATTTCCGCGCTGAAGGACGGTGACAAGGTGATCGGCAACCGCACGCGTGTGAAAGTGGTGAAAAACAAACTCGCGCCTCCCTTCCGTGAATGCGAGTTCGACATCATTTACGGCAAGGGCATCTCCCGCTACGGCGACCTGCTGGATCTCGGCGTGCAGAACGAAATCATCCAGAAAAGCGGCACATGGTTTTCCTTTGGAGACGAACGCATTGGCCAGGGCCGCGAAAACTCCAAGAACTTCCTGGAAGAGAATCCCGACATCGCGCAAAAAATCGAAACCCAGATCCGGCAGAAACTGGACCTGCCGGTTCACGGAGCCCCTCCCACCGAAAACAGTGGAAATAACGGAGGAGAAGAAGTGGAGCCGAAAACTTCCGGTAAAGGCAAAAAGAAGTAG
- a CDS encoding leucine-rich repeat domain-containing protein yields the protein MKSTCKALLLWVGLGIMTSGAVWEMTPEDLGQYIEKKLRRNDRSLKLNEKIIHESGAKFLANSPLLESITVLKIYKGDIGDEGVRALAQSRYLKNLKELSIENNGVTDVGARYLAESPYLGNLETLNLFNNKIGDAGAKALAESQTLSGLLDLNLNYNEVGDAGTLAILHSSSFKRLVHIGLAYNKLGKEGAQALKDFRLRQKIEEWKATDSLENLEKNYIGDRGVMILLESPYISEIQELNLSNNNLTDEAIVALANSSKVSKLRSLRLAGNYITDRGAEALAKSESLGNLKNLDLNFNYIGDEGAFALAKAEHLSQLEMLRLGQNRIGFEGARALDQSPYLKNLIYPIFGFY from the coding sequence ATGAAATCGACCTGCAAGGCACTTTTGTTGTGGGTGGGCCTCGGGATCATGACCTCTGGCGCGGTCTGGGAAATGACGCCGGAAGATCTTGGGCAATATATAGAAAAGAAACTGCGCCGTAATGACCGGTCGCTCAAGCTGAATGAAAAAATCATTCATGAGTCCGGCGCAAAGTTCCTCGCCAACTCCCCGCTTCTGGAAAGCATCACGGTGCTCAAGATTTATAAAGGGGATATCGGCGACGAAGGGGTGCGTGCGCTGGCGCAGTCACGTTACCTGAAAAACCTGAAAGAGTTGTCGATTGAAAACAACGGTGTGACCGATGTCGGGGCACGTTACCTTGCGGAGTCTCCGTATCTCGGCAACCTGGAGACGCTGAACCTGTTCAACAATAAGATCGGCGATGCGGGGGCCAAGGCCCTGGCGGAGTCGCAAACGCTTTCGGGGCTTCTTGATCTCAATCTCAACTACAATGAAGTGGGGGATGCGGGCACGTTGGCGATCCTCCACTCTTCCAGTTTCAAAAGACTGGTGCACATCGGCCTCGCTTACAACAAGCTGGGCAAGGAAGGTGCGCAGGCGCTGAAGGATTTCCGCCTGCGGCAGAAGATCGAGGAATGGAAGGCAACCGATTCTCTTGAAAATCTTGAGAAGAACTACATAGGCGATCGAGGGGTGATGATCCTTTTGGAGTCGCCCTATATCAGTGAGATTCAGGAATTGAACCTGAGCAACAACAACCTGACGGACGAGGCCATTGTGGCGCTTGCCAACTCCTCCAAAGTGAGCAAGCTTCGATCGCTCCGCCTGGCGGGCAATTACATCACGGACCGCGGGGCGGAAGCGCTGGCCAAATCCGAATCCCTGGGTAATTTGAAAAATCTGGATTTGAACTTCAATTACATCGGCGATGAAGGCGCGTTTGCGCTGGCGAAGGCGGAACACCTGTCACAGCTGGAAATGCTCCGGCTGGGGCAGAACCGTATCGGCTTCGAGGGAGCGCGAGCTCTCGACCAGTCTCCTTATCTCAAAAACCTCATTTATCCCATCTTCGGCTTTTACTGA
- a CDS encoding regulatory protein RecX has protein sequence MPDDDALKQARNRALRFLTYRDRTEREMRTYLLGKDFDAPTVDLVVDYLKRLGYLDDTRFALQWGRYRIETKRFGRFRLQQDLRLKGLADSIVGETLRQLYGEVDEKELAREAAESKLVKWKNLDKQKQRQRLAGFLQRKGFTSEIVFDTVERLIPY, from the coding sequence ATGCCGGACGACGACGCACTCAAACAGGCCCGCAACCGGGCTCTCCGTTTCCTCACCTACCGCGACCGTACGGAGCGGGAAATGCGGACCTACCTTCTGGGTAAGGACTTCGATGCCCCCACTGTGGATTTGGTCGTCGACTATCTCAAACGCCTGGGCTATCTGGATGACACCCGCTTTGCCCTGCAATGGGGCCGCTACCGCATCGAAACCAAACGGTTTGGCCGTTTTCGCCTGCAACAGGACTTGCGCCTGAAAGGGCTTGCCGATTCCATCGTCGGGGAAACCCTGCGCCAGCTTTATGGCGAGGTCGATGAAAAAGAACTGGCCCGCGAAGCGGCCGAAAGCAAACTGGTTAAATGGAAAAACCTCGATAAGCAGAAACAAAGGCAACGCCTCGCCGGCTTTCTGCAACGCAAAGGTTTCACCAGCGAAATCGTATTTGATACGGTAGAACGATTGATTCCTTACTGA
- a CDS encoding acetyl-CoA carboxylase carboxyltransferase subunit alpha, translating to MAQILEFEKEIFAVENQIRELVSLSHMYDSIGDISHEIAKLRKKLRRMKYDTFNNLDGWQKTQVARHPMRPYTLDYINGIFTDFQELNGDRHGGLGAPIIGGMAKFGDLTVMVIGHQKGRDTKEKLLRNFGMPQPSAYRKALRLMEMAEKFNLPIVTFIDTPGAYPGVDAEERGQSEAIAQNLFVMAGLKVPIIATIIGEGGSGGALAIGMGNRVLMLEHSVYSVISPEGCASILWDDKEKVKQAADALCLTAQQLITLKVIDQIVTEPLGGAHRNHKRATILLKKALRVHLNALTQMSAEQLVEQRQEKFRNLGEFVTGPVKE from the coding sequence ATGGCGCAGATACTCGAATTTGAAAAGGAAATTTTTGCGGTCGAGAACCAGATTCGCGAGCTTGTTTCGCTGTCGCACATGTATGACAGCATCGGCGACATTTCTCACGAAATCGCCAAACTCAGGAAAAAGCTTCGGCGTATGAAGTACGACACGTTCAATAACCTGGACGGCTGGCAGAAGACCCAAGTCGCACGTCACCCCATGCGACCGTACACGCTCGATTACATCAACGGGATTTTCACCGATTTCCAGGAGCTGAACGGCGACCGTCATGGGGGACTGGGTGCTCCCATTATCGGCGGCATGGCGAAATTCGGTGACCTCACTGTGATGGTCATCGGTCATCAAAAGGGTCGCGATACGAAAGAAAAACTGCTTCGCAACTTTGGCATGCCGCAACCGTCCGCCTACCGCAAGGCCTTGCGGCTGATGGAGATGGCCGAAAAGTTCAACCTGCCCATCGTGACGTTCATCGACACCCCCGGTGCGTATCCGGGCGTGGATGCGGAAGAGAGGGGCCAGTCGGAAGCCATCGCCCAGAACCTGTTTGTCATGGCGGGGCTCAAGGTGCCGATCATCGCCACCATCATCGGCGAAGGCGGCAGTGGCGGTGCGTTGGCCATAGGCATGGGCAACCGCGTGCTCATGCTGGAGCATTCAGTGTATTCCGTGATCTCGCCGGAAGGCTGTGCGTCAATTTTGTGGGATGATAAAGAAAAGGTGAAGCAGGCTGCTGATGCGCTTTGCCTGACCGCGCAACAGCTTATCACCTTGAAGGTCATCGATCAGATTGTGACCGAACCTCTCGGCGGCGCGCATCGCAATCACAAACGCGCCACCATCCTGCTCAAAAAGGCCCTTCGTGTGCATCTAAACGCGTTGACGCAGATGAGCGCCGAACAGCTAGTTGAGCAGCGGCAGGAAAAATTTCGCAATCTGGGCGAGTTCGTCACCGGCCCGGTGAAGGAATGA
- a CDS encoding aldo/keto reductase, which translates to MEYRQLGSSDLKVSVLGFGAWGIGGSPFWTTEGDRASEKALLKAVELGINFFDTAPVYGFGHSESIIGKTLKPHRDKLVYATKCGLRWEKESLGSIRKVASRASIEEEVELSLKRLQTDVIDLYQVHWPDVDTPQAETMEALMRLKEQGKIRHIGVSNYNVQQMQECLEVKPIVSLQPEYSLLQRSIEKEIVPFCLVNGIGVVAYSPLASGVLTGKYGKDTRFKDWRSKGIIGEFTGEAFERNVEKVEKMKNVAGELGKTCTHVAINWVTRQPAVTTALIGVKNEKQVEENVQAIGWELDEDVGKRLDEIFTVS; encoded by the coding sequence ATGGAATATCGACAGTTGGGATCGAGCGATTTGAAGGTTTCGGTGTTGGGTTTTGGTGCGTGGGGTATCGGCGGTTCGCCTTTCTGGACGACAGAAGGGGACCGTGCCTCCGAGAAAGCTCTCCTCAAGGCGGTGGAACTGGGAATCAATTTTTTCGACACCGCTCCGGTATATGGATTCGGTCATTCGGAGTCAATTATAGGAAAAACCCTGAAACCGCACCGTGACAAACTGGTTTACGCCACCAAATGTGGCCTGCGTTGGGAAAAAGAATCATTGGGCTCCATTCGTAAGGTGGCGTCCCGGGCGTCGATCGAAGAGGAAGTCGAACTGAGCCTCAAACGTTTGCAGACGGACGTGATCGATCTCTACCAGGTGCATTGGCCCGATGTGGACACGCCGCAGGCCGAGACCATGGAAGCCCTGATGCGGCTGAAAGAGCAGGGCAAGATCCGACACATCGGTGTCAGCAATTACAATGTCCAGCAGATGCAGGAGTGTCTGGAAGTGAAGCCAATTGTCTCCCTGCAGCCGGAATACAGCCTTTTGCAAAGGTCGATCGAAAAAGAAATCGTACCGTTCTGTTTGGTAAACGGTATTGGCGTGGTGGCGTACAGCCCGCTGGCGTCCGGCGTGTTGACGGGCAAGTACGGCAAGGACACCAGGTTCAAAGACTGGCGGAGCAAGGGAATCATCGGCGAGTTTACGGGTGAGGCGTTTGAGCGCAATGTGGAGAAAGTGGAGAAAATGAAAAACGTTGCTGGTGAACTGGGGAAAACCTGCACGCACGTGGCGATCAACTGGGTCACGCGCCAGCCCGCGGTAACGACGGCCTTGATCGGCGTCAAAAACGAAAAGCAGGTGGAAGAAAACGTTCAGGCCATTGGGTGGGAATTGGATGAGGATGTTGGGAAGCGGCTCGACGAAATTTTTACCGTCTCGTGA
- a CDS encoding ABC transporter ATP-binding protein yields MNDSRGDILLNVTGVWKAYRRNSESVEVLKDADLQVKTGEILGIVGASGAGKSTLLHIMGGLDRPQKGKVEFRGQDIFAQKNGFLEQFRNRHIGFVFQLFNLLPDFTALENTLFPGLISGQEEAELRDRAVGLLTQMGLKDRLHHKPGELSGGETQRVALARSLVNQPDLLLADEPTGNLDSKSSDAFMDLVRDLNKKSNQTFVIVTHSPRIAKSLDRVLQLVDGEIKPIDKELIL; encoded by the coding sequence ATGAATGATTCCCGCGGTGACATTCTGCTCAACGTGACGGGTGTTTGGAAAGCCTACCGGCGCAACTCGGAGTCGGTCGAGGTGCTCAAGGACGCCGACTTGCAGGTGAAGACAGGCGAAATCCTCGGCATCGTCGGCGCCAGTGGTGCGGGCAAGAGCACGCTGTTGCACATCATGGGTGGACTCGACCGTCCGCAGAAAGGGAAAGTCGAGTTTCGCGGTCAGGACATTTTCGCGCAGAAAAACGGTTTCCTCGAACAGTTCCGCAACCGGCACATTGGATTCGTATTCCAGCTCTTCAATCTGTTGCCGGATTTTACCGCGTTGGAGAACACGCTGTTTCCCGGTCTCATTTCCGGGCAGGAGGAGGCGGAGCTTCGCGATCGAGCCGTGGGCCTGCTCACTCAGATGGGATTGAAAGACCGCTTGCACCACAAGCCGGGGGAGTTGTCCGGCGGTGAGACGCAGCGGGTGGCCTTGGCGCGGAGCCTGGTCAACCAACCGGATCTTTTGCTGGCGGACGAGCCTACGGGCAATCTCGACTCAAAGTCCAGCGATGCATTCATGGACCTGGTGCGCGATCTCAACAAGAAGTCCAACCAGACGTTCGTGATCGTCACCCACAGTCCACGCATCGCCAAAAGCCTGGACCGGGTCCTGCAGCTGGTGGACGGCGAGATCAAACCGATCGACAAGGAATTGATTCTGTAA
- a CDS encoding prepilin peptidase — translation MGGGDIKYIAAAGALLGWAQVLLVIFLGAISGALFGALGMTTKKLNFLSRIPFGPFLALATVISIFFGDDILGLYLSLMVVEQ, via the coding sequence ATGGGCGGCGGCGATATCAAGTACATCGCCGCGGCGGGAGCGCTTCTGGGATGGGCTCAGGTGCTGCTCGTCATTTTTCTCGGAGCGATTTCGGGAGCGTTGTTCGGGGCGCTCGGCATGACAACCAAAAAACTTAATTTCCTGAGCCGGATTCCTTTCGGGCCGTTCCTCGCCTTGGCCACGGTTATTTCCATTTTCTTTGGGGATGACATTTTAGGCCTTTACCTGAGCCTCATGGTTGTGGAACAATAG